A part of Streptomyces sp. NBC_01235 genomic DNA contains:
- a CDS encoding metallophosphoesterase: MTDTSDTRPVDSEAQAPQQSRLIRLMRYIPLIAPVLLWAVPCGVLLYTGQHWPLPVTLAGTVLFALGLIGMPLAMVRGHGRRQQDRAAILGDTLLGTSWVLFTWSVLLGVLLRLALTVAGVEESQDRARIVTWAVLGVTAVLLAWGYAEARRVPRVRRLDVRLPRLGAGLDGTRVVLITDTHYGPLDRARWSARVCETVNTLEADLVCHTGDIADGTAERRRAQAAPLGTVRATRARVYVTGNHEYYSEAQGWVDLMDELGWEPLRNRHLLLERGGDTLVVAGVDDVTAESSGLAGHRAHLAGALNGADPDLPVLLLAHQPKFIDRAAAAGIDLQLSGHTHGGQIWPFHHLVRIDQPALAGLSHHGPRTLLYTSRGTGFWGPPFRVFAPSEITLLVLRSPHPPTSP; encoded by the coding sequence GTGACCGACACCAGCGACACCCGACCCGTCGACAGCGAAGCGCAAGCGCCGCAGCAGAGCCGACTGATCCGCCTGATGCGCTACATCCCCCTGATCGCCCCCGTCCTGCTGTGGGCCGTGCCCTGCGGGGTGCTCCTGTACACCGGCCAGCACTGGCCGCTGCCCGTCACGCTCGCCGGCACCGTCCTGTTCGCCCTCGGCCTCATCGGTATGCCGCTCGCGATGGTGCGCGGCCACGGCCGGCGCCAGCAGGACCGGGCAGCGATCCTCGGTGACACCCTGCTGGGCACCAGCTGGGTCCTGTTCACCTGGTCCGTTCTGCTCGGCGTCCTCTTGCGGCTCGCCCTGACCGTGGCCGGCGTCGAGGAGAGTCAGGACCGGGCCCGAATCGTCACGTGGGCCGTCCTCGGCGTCACCGCCGTACTGCTCGCCTGGGGGTACGCCGAGGCCCGCCGCGTGCCACGCGTGCGCCGACTCGACGTGCGACTCCCGCGGCTGGGTGCCGGGTTGGACGGCACCCGCGTCGTCCTCATCACCGACACCCACTACGGTCCCCTCGATCGCGCACGCTGGTCGGCACGGGTGTGCGAGACGGTGAACACCCTGGAAGCCGACCTGGTCTGCCACACCGGCGACATCGCGGACGGCACGGCCGAACGCCGCCGCGCCCAGGCCGCCCCCCTCGGAACCGTGCGGGCCACCCGGGCCCGGGTCTACGTCACCGGCAACCACGAGTACTACAGCGAGGCCCAGGGCTGGGTCGACCTGATGGACGAGCTGGGCTGGGAGCCGCTGCGCAACCGCCATCTGCTGCTCGAACGCGGAGGCGACACCCTCGTGGTCGCCGGCGTGGACGACGTCACCGCCGAGTCCTCCGGCCTGGCAGGCCACCGCGCCCACCTCGCCGGAGCCTTGAACGGCGCCGACCCCGACCTACCCGTCCTGCTCCTGGCACACCAGCCCAAGTTCATCGACCGGGCAGCAGCCGCCGGCATCGACCTCCAACTCTCCGGCCACACCCACGGCGGCCAGATCTGGCCCTTCCACCACCTCGTCCGCATCGACCAGCCCGCCCTCGCCGGCCTCAGCCACCACGGCCCCCGCACCCTCCTCTACACCAGCCGCGGCACCGGCTTCTGGGGCCCGCCGTTCCGCGTCTTCGCCCCCAGCGAGATCACCCTGCTCGTACTCCGCTCCCCGCACCCGCCCACCTCGCCGTAG
- a CDS encoding DEAD/DEAH box helicase yields the protein MAELGLPVVEVVRERWGVVLPADGLIARFAEPGWTYEEEVARPCPECDGRMHSLRRPYESAGKVYRYVAVVCPVCPAAYTLADLGVKTYEKLCARPGAAKSDAVEPGEANESGAVPPARASRRTGAVGPTGTRVGVTARTNLPWVSEGARSWERFLGPCPTGPGVTITAVAASPAPAWPTDLPMPAEPEKRRLFWRKVTDPAWRPPEGAVTAADDIRIILPEGPAFDDLRAHLAERGIAFRSVRHWVEDEQVGTVGEFGSPTDLVAHPARAFAGLGSPMPPTPVAGPGAHAARDAFEAQWDALADLPDADEAPYVPVTDLVPEDWTRLLPHPTFNPAQAEAVPALLEDDGHVMVVAPTGAGKTPIGMVAALRAHAQGRKAAWLVPQRSLTDELDRELENWRRHGIGIVRLTGEYATDTELVREADIWVATTEKFEAICRNGSLGGVLAEVGALVVDEIHLLGDPVRGAVLEAVLTRVREDSAQTRIVGLSATVANADEVADWLGARLIRTSWRPTRLTWQIPLLPAARDGERSMRSTAARTSAAVRLVRTVTDEDGSVLVFCSSKRGVRATALAIAADRGAPTRGVDADDTEIVERLCGSVGVGLHYRDWPYKREAEKAFRARESDVLVATSTVAAGVNLPARAVVVRDGRLGQNRIEVSMVQQMFGRAGRVGAGEREGWAYLLADETERPAWQARLTLGYTVRSRIGDRLPDHLLAELVQGRVTSLEEAEDWWTDTFAFHQGHDSVEPLHDAVDCLEEAGFLRRHAGPGGDTFLEPTEPGTLTSRFMVDAVLAHELSEAVRNLPVPEDPDHAERALTRVLATRLPELAEAAFSDRARATLRRVLRHQGRTEQLETDQEPPDKDEGLLPGDLAHAVLLLVATSPQAFAARAGYVLGIPAESLTAVLDEAQRYLAWLGAQGELGTVHPWAAVVAADLAERIRWRALGPERGAGRLLWMCGRMATPRLAPRLVPRMWRAARDRGIGAPDWTGTTPPRDSAITPARYQALLKQRATGTALTRHSGSLRVEAPHGAVICLWDGATTIRYVSDGTPAILDHPPGNPGDSSRGRRGGAVFTRGDRHAAGWLAPYNGHS from the coding sequence ATGGCCGAACTCGGTCTGCCGGTCGTGGAGGTCGTACGGGAGCGCTGGGGCGTCGTCCTGCCCGCCGACGGTCTCATCGCCCGTTTCGCCGAACCCGGTTGGACCTACGAGGAGGAGGTGGCACGCCCCTGCCCCGAGTGCGACGGCCGGATGCACTCGCTGCGCAGACCGTACGAGTCGGCGGGGAAGGTCTACCGCTACGTGGCCGTCGTCTGCCCGGTCTGCCCGGCGGCGTACACCCTCGCGGACCTGGGCGTGAAGACCTACGAAAAGCTGTGCGCGCGGCCCGGTGCGGCGAAGTCGGACGCGGTGGAGCCCGGCGAGGCGAACGAGTCCGGTGCCGTGCCCCCGGCGCGGGCGTCTCGCCGGACGGGCGCGGTGGGGCCGACAGGGACGCGGGTCGGGGTGACAGCACGGACGAACTTGCCGTGGGTGTCCGAAGGGGCACGAAGTTGGGAACGGTTCCTCGGCCCTTGCCCCACCGGGCCGGGCGTCACCATCACCGCTGTCGCGGCATCTCCCGCCCCTGCCTGGCCGACGGATCTGCCGATGCCGGCCGAGCCGGAGAAGCGCCGCCTGTTCTGGCGCAAGGTCACCGACCCTGCCTGGCGGCCGCCCGAGGGGGCGGTGACGGCGGCCGACGACATCCGGATCATCCTGCCCGAGGGCCCCGCCTTCGACGACCTGCGCGCCCACCTGGCCGAGCGGGGCATTGCGTTCCGCAGCGTCCGGCACTGGGTGGAGGACGAACAGGTCGGCACGGTGGGCGAGTTCGGCAGTCCCACGGATCTGGTGGCCCACCCCGCCCGCGCATTCGCGGGCCTGGGTTCCCCCATGCCGCCCACGCCCGTCGCGGGACCCGGGGCGCACGCCGCCCGGGACGCGTTCGAGGCCCAGTGGGACGCCCTGGCGGACCTGCCGGACGCCGACGAGGCCCCGTACGTACCGGTCACCGATCTGGTTCCCGAGGACTGGACCCGGCTGTTGCCGCACCCCACCTTCAACCCGGCACAGGCCGAAGCCGTTCCCGCCCTCCTGGAGGACGACGGCCATGTGATGGTCGTCGCCCCGACCGGCGCGGGCAAGACACCCATCGGCATGGTGGCCGCGCTGCGCGCCCACGCGCAGGGCCGCAAGGCGGCCTGGCTCGTCCCCCAGCGGTCGCTCACCGACGAACTCGACCGTGAACTGGAGAACTGGCGGCGGCACGGCATCGGGATCGTCCGGCTCACGGGCGAGTACGCCACCGACACCGAACTCGTCCGCGAGGCCGACATCTGGGTCGCCACCACCGAGAAGTTCGAGGCGATCTGCCGAAACGGGTCGCTGGGCGGTGTCCTTGCCGAGGTCGGCGCTCTGGTCGTCGACGAGATCCACCTGCTCGGTGATCCGGTGCGGGGCGCCGTGCTCGAAGCGGTGCTCACGCGGGTACGCGAGGACAGTGCCCAGACCCGCATCGTCGGACTGTCGGCGACAGTGGCCAACGCCGACGAGGTCGCCGACTGGCTGGGGGCCCGGCTGATCCGTACGTCATGGCGGCCGACCCGGCTGACCTGGCAGATCCCCCTGCTGCCCGCCGCACGCGACGGCGAACGCTCCATGCGGTCCACCGCTGCTCGGACCTCCGCCGCCGTGCGGCTGGTCCGGACCGTGACCGACGAGGATGGCAGCGTGCTCGTCTTCTGCAGCAGCAAGCGCGGAGTGCGTGCGACGGCACTGGCCATCGCCGCGGACCGCGGGGCCCCGACACGCGGCGTCGACGCGGACGACACAGAAATCGTCGAGCGGCTGTGCGGCAGCGTCGGCGTCGGACTGCACTACCGCGACTGGCCGTACAAGCGCGAGGCCGAGAAGGCGTTCCGGGCCCGGGAGAGCGACGTCCTGGTCGCGACCTCCACCGTGGCAGCCGGGGTGAACCTCCCCGCCCGCGCCGTCGTCGTGCGCGACGGCCGCCTCGGCCAGAATCGGATCGAGGTGTCCATGGTGCAGCAGATGTTCGGCCGCGCCGGACGGGTCGGCGCGGGAGAGCGGGAGGGCTGGGCCTATCTGCTGGCGGACGAGACGGAGCGCCCCGCATGGCAGGCGCGGCTGACCCTCGGCTACACCGTGCGTTCGCGTATCGGTGACCGGCTGCCCGACCACCTGCTGGCCGAACTGGTGCAGGGACGCGTGACCTCGCTGGAGGAGGCCGAGGACTGGTGGACCGACACATTCGCCTTCCATCAGGGGCACGACAGTGTCGAGCCGCTCCATGACGCCGTGGACTGTCTGGAGGAGGCCGGCTTCCTGCGCCGGCATGCCGGACCTGGGGGCGACACGTTCCTGGAACCGACCGAACCGGGCACGCTGACCAGCCGCTTCATGGTGGACGCCGTCCTGGCGCACGAGTTGTCCGAAGCGGTACGCAACCTGCCCGTACCGGAGGACCCCGACCACGCCGAACGGGCACTGACGAGGGTGCTGGCCACCCGGCTGCCGGAACTGGCGGAGGCCGCGTTCAGCGACCGCGCCCGCGCCACCCTGCGCAGGGTGCTGCGCCACCAGGGCCGGACGGAGCAGCTGGAGACCGATCAGGAACCACCGGACAAGGACGAGGGACTGCTGCCGGGAGACCTGGCCCACGCGGTGCTGCTGCTGGTCGCCACCAGCCCCCAGGCGTTCGCCGCGCGCGCCGGGTACGTGCTCGGCATCCCGGCCGAGAGCCTGACGGCCGTCCTCGACGAGGCCCAGCGCTATCTGGCCTGGCTGGGTGCCCAGGGAGAGCTGGGTACCGTCCACCCCTGGGCGGCCGTCGTGGCCGCCGACCTCGCCGAACGCATCCGCTGGCGCGCCCTCGGCCCCGAGCGGGGCGCCGGCCGGCTGCTGTGGATGTGCGGCCGGATGGCCACACCGCGGCTGGCACCGCGTCTCGTACCGCGCATGTGGCGCGCGGCGCGCGATCGCGGTATCGGTGCCCCCGACTGGACGGGCACCACCCCGCCGCGCGACAGCGCGATCACACCGGCGCGATACCAGGCGCTGCTCAAGCAGCGCGCCACCGGAACCGCCCTCACCCGGCACTCCGGCTCACTGCGCGTGGAAGCCCCGCACGGCGCGGTGATCTGCCTCTGGGACGGCGCGACGACGATCCGGTACGTCTCCGACGGCACCCCCGCCATACTCGACCACCCGCCGGGCAATCCCGGTGACTCTTCGAGAGGCCGACGAGGAGGCGCCGTCTTCACACGCGGCGACCGCCACGCCGCAGGGTGGCTCGCGCCCTACAACGGGCACTCCTGA
- a CDS encoding DUF1326 domain-containing protein: MAEQTTSSPPWRVVGDWFDTCNCAIPCPCTFAQPPSEGDCEGVLAWHIREGQFGDVRLDDLNVLMLGSFTGNVWTGEHTDPYAAVFVDERADDQQRAALGAIFGGEAGGWPQQFVEVLGPEMRGMDVAPITVEVDEDLGAWRAEIPGRVTARAEALTGPTTAEGARVQVHNAPGAEVGPGQIATWGRSTTDQADAFGFSWSRSGRSSKYFPFDWSGPD; the protein is encoded by the coding sequence ATGGCTGAGCAGACCACCAGCAGCCCGCCCTGGCGCGTGGTCGGCGACTGGTTCGACACCTGCAACTGCGCCATACCCTGCCCGTGCACATTCGCCCAGCCCCCGTCCGAGGGCGATTGCGAGGGCGTGCTTGCCTGGCACATACGCGAGGGACAGTTCGGGGATGTCCGGCTCGACGATCTGAATGTCCTGATGCTCGGGTCCTTCACCGGCAACGTGTGGACCGGCGAGCACACGGACCCGTATGCCGCCGTCTTCGTCGACGAGCGCGCCGACGACCAGCAGCGCGCCGCACTCGGCGCGATCTTCGGCGGGGAGGCCGGTGGCTGGCCACAGCAGTTCGTCGAGGTCCTCGGACCCGAGATGCGCGGCATGGACGTCGCTCCGATCACCGTCGAGGTCGACGAGGACCTGGGGGCGTGGCGCGCTGAGATTCCCGGCCGGGTGACCGCCCGTGCCGAGGCCCTCACCGGTCCCACCACAGCCGAGGGGGCACGGGTCCAGGTCCACAACGCCCCCGGTGCCGAGGTCGGCCCGGGACAGATTGCCACCTGGGGCCGGTCCACCACCGATCAGGCCGACGCCTTCGGCTTCAGCTGGAGCCGCAGCGGCAGGTCCAGCAAGTACTTCCCCTTCGATTGGAGCGGCCCCGACTGA
- a CDS encoding alpha/beta hydrolase — MPMGYVATTVLLTWCTFFAVVAPRRPRPLATMSFWFGMVLNEAPFLGMFAVVASTALAAAQGDLGSPASKVTAAVALATIPGMAVSAWRGLRTDQVVGLALEQGLGTDWQDRVHVSLRRHRPWARILLLPGLMRRHDVERIPNIRYGDAGRRNLLDIYRRRDTPHNGPVLIYFHGGGYTSGAKNREARPLLYRLAGQGWVCISANYRLRPQTTFPGHQIDAKKVIAWVREHAPEYGADPSRLFVAGSSAGSNLAALCALTPNDPVFQPGFELADTSVTAAICLYGYYGHFFGEEPDATPSPNQPYAYLNPGAPPFLIAHGTKDALATVEGARNFVDRLRRVSDSTVVYAELPGGQHSFDLFHSPRFEAVVDGVEAFAAWVLAAPQRTPDSAR, encoded by the coding sequence ATGCCGATGGGATACGTGGCGACGACCGTGCTGTTGACCTGGTGCACCTTCTTCGCCGTTGTCGCGCCACGTCGGCCCCGACCACTGGCGACCATGAGCTTCTGGTTCGGCATGGTCCTCAACGAGGCGCCGTTCCTGGGCATGTTCGCCGTGGTGGCCTCCACGGCATTGGCCGCCGCCCAAGGCGATCTCGGGTCACCGGCCAGCAAGGTGACGGCCGCGGTGGCCCTCGCCACCATCCCCGGGATGGCCGTGTCCGCCTGGCGGGGCCTGCGGACGGACCAGGTGGTCGGGCTCGCCCTTGAGCAGGGCCTCGGCACCGACTGGCAAGATCGTGTGCACGTATCGCTGCGCCGCCACCGGCCCTGGGCCCGCATCCTGCTGCTACCGGGCCTGATGCGGCGGCATGACGTGGAGCGGATCCCCAACATCCGCTACGGGGACGCCGGGCGCCGGAATCTGCTCGACATCTACCGCCGCCGCGACACACCGCACAACGGGCCGGTCCTGATCTACTTCCACGGCGGCGGGTACACCAGCGGAGCGAAGAACCGCGAGGCACGGCCCCTGCTTTACCGGCTCGCCGGCCAGGGGTGGGTGTGCATCAGCGCCAACTACCGGCTGCGGCCCCAGACCACTTTCCCCGGCCATCAGATCGACGCCAAGAAGGTCATCGCCTGGGTCCGCGAGCACGCCCCCGAGTACGGCGCCGATCCGTCGAGGCTGTTCGTGGCGGGCAGCTCAGCCGGCTCCAACCTGGCGGCCCTGTGCGCGCTCACGCCGAACGACCCGGTGTTCCAGCCCGGATTCGAGTTGGCCGACACCTCGGTCACCGCGGCGATCTGCCTCTATGGCTACTACGGCCACTTCTTCGGCGAGGAGCCCGACGCAACGCCGTCCCCCAACCAACCGTATGCGTACCTCAACCCCGGTGCGCCACCGTTCCTCATCGCCCACGGCACCAAGGACGCGCTGGCGACCGTCGAGGGCGCCCGGAACTTCGTCGACCGGCTGCGCCGTGTCTCGGACAGCACCGTGGTCTATGCCGAACTGCCCGGCGGACAGCACTCGTTCGACCTGTTCCACTCCCCGCGCTTCGAGGCCGTCGTGGACGGCGTCGAAGCCTTCGCCGCCTGGGTCCTGGCTGCTCCGCAGCGCACTCCCGACTCAGCCCGCTAG
- a CDS encoding DUF2182 domain-containing protein, protein MPHLRLAPPEPTRLGVLLPRRDLALGWLLLTLIAALAWVLTAAQSRDMGMEPGTMGLALPLFLLLWVVMMAAMMLPSLAPLALTWVQAINRSTAGRVRALRLTEFVGGYLLAWAGFGLLVYGALAATGHLVDAHPESGRWIGAGAFLLAGVQQFGPLKRVCLRHCRSPMFQLLRYARFRPWAKDLRVGAHHGLYCVGCCWGLMIVLIPLGVMNVAAMAGLAAVIFLEKLWRGGPWLSWAVGVALLVLAVLAPFQDWLLPGLQMSGPSMDQMLGAAL, encoded by the coding sequence GTGCCGCATCTCCGGCTCGCCCCGCCGGAGCCCACCCGGCTTGGGGTCCTGCTGCCGAGGCGTGATCTGGCCCTCGGCTGGCTTCTCCTGACCCTGATCGCCGCTCTGGCGTGGGTGCTCACGGCCGCGCAGTCCCGCGACATGGGGATGGAGCCGGGCACCATGGGTCTGGCGCTCCCGCTCTTCCTGCTCCTGTGGGTGGTCATGATGGCGGCGATGATGCTGCCGTCGCTGGCACCCTTGGCTCTCACCTGGGTACAGGCGATCAACCGCAGCACCGCGGGCCGCGTCCGTGCGCTGCGCCTCACCGAATTCGTCGGCGGCTATCTGCTGGCCTGGGCCGGCTTCGGACTGCTGGTGTACGGGGCCCTGGCGGCGACGGGGCACCTGGTCGACGCCCACCCCGAGTCGGGGCGCTGGATCGGCGCGGGCGCGTTCCTGCTGGCGGGAGTCCAGCAGTTCGGGCCGCTGAAGCGGGTCTGTCTGCGGCACTGCCGCAGCCCGATGTTCCAGCTGTTGCGGTACGCGCGGTTCCGGCCGTGGGCGAAGGATCTGCGGGTGGGCGCGCACCACGGGCTCTACTGCGTCGGCTGCTGCTGGGGGCTGATGATCGTCCTGATCCCCCTCGGCGTGATGAACGTGGCGGCGATGGCGGGCCTGGCGGCGGTGATCTTCCTGGAGAAGCTGTGGCGGGGCGGCCCCTGGCTCAGTTGGGCGGTGGGCGTCGCCCTCCTCGTACTGGCCGTGCTCGCCCCCTTCCAGGACTGGCTGCTGCCGGGTTTGCAGATGTCGGGTCCGTCGATGGACCAGATGCTGGGTGCGGCGCTCTGA
- a CDS encoding tetratricopeptide repeat protein encodes MSRPGAGPRQTVRVDGGFGYGVIGADLHVFPDRGPVYLLSRYRPAPGLAPALSLGERDTVGPASQPSRLLNARFQVVDFTGRAEERAELAAWRDGDGPRAALWLHGAGGQGKTRLAAQFAADSASRGWKVVSATHGAGTIHPHPGSQDLRLDGAAGLLLVVDYADRWPLSHLTWLFSNKLLDGPLPTRLLLLARSVAPWPAVRSALEDTRTEAGDLALRPLDERRGGLDARRAMFTVARNCFAAHYGLADPNAIAVPGYLDRSDFGLVLALHMAALVAVDAHVRGGSPPKDMAGLSAYLLDRERRHWTRLHELRLEGLEYETPPGVMSQVVFTAALAGATTHHDGTALLGGLGMERPARLLADHATCYPPEEPGAVLEPLYPDRLAEDFLALALPGHDTTGYPTAPWAPDFIGTLVARDPDGSPPAHLARALTFLASTAAPHRWPHAARYLETLLRTDPALAVAAGGAALTALAAVDLDTEVLEAVDAYFPHRGQADLDAGIAAVTERLAERHLSTTQDSSAHARLYQNLGFRLERAGHREDAVAAAEKAVALLRKLAAVDAATYEPALAMALAQLSERAHSADRTEASRHAAEEAVGLFRRLADVDPTAHEPGLALSLSHLGVNLSEARDPEAALAVTQRAMGIFQRLAATDPETYGPGLAVTLVNEAVLCRQQRRWSDARTAAERAVALIRRLVAGGPAVSTSEFDRSVAVDESDLATALSVLGLLLWGARRRDDSLAALREAADIRCRLATANPTAHEHALADDLSSLGTYLAQSGRAEEALAVTAQSVEIYQRLASQNPGAFEKPLRTAHEAYRTLRERLSGTAPETDRTWTLEEHYVALLNQDEVWQDAQDRRHRLDDMDPRYSGNVLRFLLRQADVLFEGLLHGLGASPESLGRWAGETAETWLARQPLAVALRRRSEGKPARPELCYCGYAIQPEWNHDHCYPGIIVD; translated from the coding sequence GTGAGTCGGCCCGGAGCCGGACCACGGCAGACGGTCCGCGTCGACGGCGGGTTCGGCTACGGCGTCATCGGCGCCGACCTGCACGTCTTCCCCGACCGGGGCCCGGTCTACCTGCTCTCCCGGTATCGACCTGCTCCGGGCCTGGCCCCCGCCCTCTCACTCGGGGAGAGGGACACGGTCGGACCCGCCTCCCAGCCCAGTCGGCTCCTCAACGCCCGCTTCCAGGTCGTGGATTTCACCGGTCGGGCCGAGGAGCGGGCGGAGCTGGCCGCATGGCGGGACGGTGACGGTCCCCGCGCCGCCCTCTGGCTGCACGGAGCCGGCGGCCAGGGCAAGACCCGGTTGGCTGCGCAGTTCGCGGCCGACAGCGCGTCAAGGGGCTGGAAGGTCGTCTCGGCCACTCACGGCGCCGGTACGATCCACCCGCACCCGGGAAGCCAGGACCTGCGGCTCGATGGCGCCGCGGGGCTCCTCCTGGTCGTCGACTACGCCGACCGCTGGCCCCTCTCCCATCTGACGTGGCTGTTCAGTAACAAGCTGCTGGACGGGCCCCTGCCGACCCGACTGCTGTTGCTGGCCCGGTCCGTCGCCCCCTGGCCCGCCGTGCGCTCCGCGCTGGAGGACACCAGGACGGAGGCGGGCGACCTCGCACTGCGACCGCTCGATGAGCGCCGCGGTGGACTCGACGCCCGCCGAGCCATGTTCACCGTCGCCCGCAACTGCTTCGCCGCCCACTACGGTCTCGCCGACCCGAACGCCATCGCCGTACCCGGCTATCTGGACCGGTCGGACTTCGGCCTGGTCCTGGCGTTGCACATGGCCGCGCTGGTGGCCGTCGACGCCCACGTCCGCGGCGGCAGCCCGCCGAAGGACATGGCGGGCCTGTCCGCATATCTGCTCGACCGCGAACGCAGGCATTGGACCCGGCTCCACGAACTCCGCCTGGAGGGCCTGGAGTACGAGACCCCGCCCGGCGTCATGAGCCAGGTGGTCTTCACCGCCGCGCTCGCCGGCGCGACCACCCACCACGACGGCACGGCCCTGCTCGGTGGCCTGGGCATGGAGCGCCCCGCGCGGCTCCTGGCCGATCACGCCACTTGCTACCCGCCCGAGGAGCCCGGCGCGGTCCTCGAACCCCTCTACCCCGACCGGCTCGCCGAGGACTTCCTCGCCCTCGCCCTCCCCGGCCACGACACGACCGGCTACCCCACGGCTCCCTGGGCGCCGGATTTCATCGGCACGCTCGTCGCCCGCGACCCGGACGGCTCGCCGCCTGCTCATCTGGCCCGTGCCCTGACCTTCCTGGCCTCCACGGCGGCACCGCACCGCTGGCCGCACGCCGCCCGGTACCTGGAAACCCTGCTGCGCACGGACCCAGCCCTGGCCGTCGCCGCCGGCGGCGCGGCCCTGACCGCGCTGGCCGCGGTCGACCTCGACACCGAGGTCCTGGAGGCGGTCGACGCGTACTTCCCCCACCGCGGACAGGCAGATCTCGATGCCGGTATCGCCGCCGTCACCGAGCGCCTCGCCGAACGCCACCTCTCCACCACCCAGGACTCCTCCGCGCACGCCCGGCTGTACCAGAACCTCGGGTTCCGGCTGGAGAGGGCGGGCCATCGGGAGGACGCCGTGGCCGCGGCCGAGAAAGCGGTCGCTCTCCTGCGGAAACTCGCCGCCGTCGACGCTGCCACGTACGAGCCTGCGCTCGCCATGGCCCTGGCCCAGCTGAGCGAGCGTGCTCATTCGGCTGACCGCACGGAGGCCAGCCGCCACGCCGCCGAAGAGGCCGTCGGTCTCTTCCGAAGACTGGCGGACGTCGACCCCACAGCGCACGAACCCGGACTCGCCCTGTCGCTCTCCCACCTCGGCGTGAACCTGTCCGAGGCCCGGGACCCCGAGGCGGCCCTCGCCGTGACCCAGCGGGCCATGGGAATCTTCCAGAGGCTGGCGGCCACCGACCCCGAGACCTACGGGCCCGGCCTGGCCGTGACCCTGGTCAACGAGGCCGTTCTGTGCCGGCAGCAGCGGCGGTGGTCGGACGCCCGGACGGCTGCCGAACGGGCGGTCGCGCTCATCCGGCGGCTGGTGGCCGGCGGACCCGCGGTCTCCACGTCCGAGTTCGACCGGTCCGTCGCGGTCGACGAGTCCGACCTGGCGACGGCCCTGTCCGTTCTTGGGCTGCTGCTGTGGGGCGCACGCCGCCGCGACGACTCCCTGGCCGCCCTGCGGGAGGCGGCGGACATCAGATGCCGACTGGCGACGGCCAACCCCACCGCCCATGAACACGCTCTGGCCGATGACCTCTCCTCCCTCGGCACCTACCTCGCGCAGAGCGGCCGTGCCGAGGAGGCGCTGGCCGTGACCGCGCAGAGCGTGGAGATCTACCAGCGCCTCGCGTCGCAGAACCCCGGGGCGTTCGAGAAGCCACTGCGCACGGCGCACGAGGCATACCGGACCCTGCGCGAGCGGCTGAGCGGAACTGCCCCCGAAACCGACAGGACCTGGACTCTGGAGGAGCACTATGTGGCGCTCCTCAACCAGGACGAGGTCTGGCAGGACGCCCAGGACCGCCGCCATCGCCTGGACGACATGGACCCCCGCTACAGCGGCAACGTGCTGCGGTTCCTGCTCCGGCAGGCCGATGTCCTCTTCGAGGGGTTGTTGCACGGGCTCGGCGCCTCCCCCGAGTCGCTCGGCCGATGGGCCGGTGAGACTGCCGAGACCTGGCTCGCCCGGCAACCGCTCGCCGTCGCCCTGCGCCGCCGCTCGGAGGGGAAGCCGGCCCGACCGGAACTCTGCTATTGCGGGTACGCCATTCAGCCCGAGTGGAATCATGATCATTGCTATCCCGGCATCATCGTCGACTGA